A genomic window from Solanum stenotomum isolate F172 chromosome 10, ASM1918654v1, whole genome shotgun sequence includes:
- the LOC125841227 gene encoding uncharacterized protein LOC125841227 — protein MAWRAAGKKDTFTSLTKALAVRSRYTSASVSKSNLEEVQRTIPVLVGQIQGCFLNAAQWKSNCTNLLTYRTSIRCFHASPETLAWKKEPEALGLKIQKKGKFKKRTKDSSPPVEAPYVPPKLKRAASSSLSDRTVEIFEGMTIVELAKRCGVPIPVVQDILKNVGEKVDSEYDPLSIDISELVAMEIGVNVRRLHSNEGAEVLPRPPVVTVMGHVDHGKTSLLDALRLTSVAAKEAGGITQHLGAFVVGMSSGASITFLDTPGHAAFSAMRQRGAAVTDIVVLVVAADDGVMPQTLEAMSHAKAADVPIVVAVNKCDKPAANPEKVKIQLATEGLALEEMGGDIQVVEVSAVTKTGLDKLEEALLLQAEMMDLKSRVDGPAQAYVVEARVDRGRGPLATAIVKAGTLVCGQHVVVGAEWGKIRAIRDMLGKSTDRARPAMPVEIEGLKGLPMAGDDIIVVHSEERARMLSAGRKKKFEKDRLGRKMDAEKLGALVSESNLEDEEGEVEEKPKRVEMTIIVKADVQGTVQAVTDALKSLDSPQVFVNIVHGGVGPISESDVDLAQACGAFIVGFSIPTPPGSINQAANKAGIKIKIHRVIYHLLEDIGNSIVEKAPGTFETQVSGEAQILSIFELKGRSKAKGDDVKIAGCRVIDGRLIRSSTMRLLRSGEVVFEGSCASLKREKQDVEAVGKGNECGLVIQNWDDFKVGDVIQCLEQVNRKPKFISSQSGAVRIEC, from the exons ATGGCGTGGAGGGCGGCTGGAAAAAAG GATACCTTCACTAGTCTTACAAAGGCATTGGCAGTAAGATCCAGGTATACTTCAGCATCAGTTTCCAAATCTAACCTTGAAGAGGTGCAGAGAACAATTCCAGTTTTGGTTGGACAAATACAAG GATGCTTCCTGAATGCAGCGCAATGGAAGTCGAACTGTACCAACCTCCTAACTTACAGAACTTCGATAAG GTGTTTTCATGCCAGTCCAGAAACACTGGCTTGGAAAAAAGAACCAGAAGCTTTGGGTTTGAAGATTCAGAAGAAAGGGAAGTTCAAGAAAAGGACAAAGGATTCCTCACCACCCGTTGAAGCTCCTTATGTCCCTCCCAAGCTAAAAAGAGCTGCTAGCTCTTCCTTATCAGATAGAACTGTAGAGATATTCGAGGGCATGACAATTGTTGAGCTGGCCAAACGTTGTGGCGTGCCAATACCTGTTGTGCAGGATATCCTTAAAAATGTGGGGGAGAAGGTTGACTCAGAATATGATCCTCTTAGCATAGACATTTCCGAGCTTGTTGCGATG GAAATTGGAGTAAATGTTAGGAGGCTGCATTCTAACGAAGGTGCTGAAGTCCTGCCACGTCCACCAGTGGTCACAGTGATGGGTCATGTTGACCATGGTAAAACATCCCTTTTAGATGCTCTACGTCTGACTTCTGTGGCTGCTAAGGAAGCTGGAGGCATAACTCAGCATTTGGGAGCATTTGTTGTTGGAATGTCTTCTGGGGCATCAATCACGTTCCTTGACACTCCTGGTCATGCAGCATTTAGCGCTATGCGACAAAGAGGTGCAGCGGTTACTGACATTGTTGTATTGGTAGTGGCTGCTGATGACGGTGTTATGCCACAAACGCTGGAAGCAATGTCCCATGCAAAAGCAGCTGATGTTCCAATCGTTGTCGCTGTCAATAAATGTGATAAGCCGGCAGCAAATCCTGAAAAAGTGAAAATCCAGCTTGCAACAGAAGGGTTGGCTCTGGAGGAGATGGGTGGAGATATTCAGGTTGTTGAAGTCTCTGCTGTAACAAAAACTGGATTGGATAAGCTGGAGGAGGCGTTGCTTCTCCAGGCTGAGATGATGGATCTGAAGTCACGTGTAGATGGACCAGCCCAAGCTTATGTCGTCGAGGCAAGGGTTGATAGAGGACGGGGTCCATTGGCTACTGCAATAGTGAAAGCAGGAACCCTTGTCTGTGGTCAGCATGTTGTTGTAGGTGCCGAGTGGGGAAAAATCAGGGCTATTAGGGATATGCTAGGAAAATCAACTGATAGGGCTAGGCCAGCTATGCCTGTAGAGATCGAAGGACTCAAGGGGCTTCCAATGGCTGGTGATGACATTATTGTCGTTCACTCTGAGGAAAGGGCAAGGATGCTTAGCGCAGGGAGgaaaaagaaatttgaaaaagatagactTGGGAGGAAGATGGACGCAGAAAAATTAGGAGCTCTAGTGTCTGAATCTAATTTAGAAGATGAAGAAGGTGAGGTTGAAGAGAAGCCCAAGAGGGTTGAAATGACAATAATAGTAAAAGCAGATGTTCAAGGAACTGTCCAAGCCGTTACAGACGCATTGAAGAGTTTGGATAGTCCTCAG GTTTTCGTGAATATTGTCCATGGAGGTGTTGGGCCTATTTCTGAGTCCGACGTGGATTTAGCACAAGCTTGTGGTGCATTTATTGTTGGGTTCAGCATACCAACTCCACCTGGTTCAATAAATCAAGCAGCAAACAAAGCTGGCATTAAG ATAAAAATCCATCGTGTGATCTATCATCTTCTAGAGGATATTGGCAACTCTATTGTTGAAAAAGCCCCCGGTACATTTGAGACGCAGGTTTCAGGCGAGGCACAGATACTGAGCATATTTGAGCTTAAAGGAAGGAGCAAAGCTAAGGGAGATGACGTCAAGATAGCTGGTTGTCGTGTGATAGATGGCAGACTCATCAGATCATCAACAATGAGGCTTCTTAGAAGTGGTGAGGTTGTTTTCGAAGGATCTTGTGCATCGCTAAAGCGTGAGAAGCAGGATGTTGAAGCAGTTGGAAAGGGGAATGAATGTGGACTTGTGATTCAAAACTGGGATGACTTTAAGGTTGGAGATGTCATCCAATGCTTGGAGCAAGTCAACAGAAAACCCAAATTTATTTCATCTCAAAGTGGTGCTGTTAGAATAGAATGTTGA